A single window of Ictalurus punctatus breed USDA103 chromosome 27, Coco_2.0, whole genome shotgun sequence DNA harbors:
- the cars1 gene encoding cysteine--tRNA ligase, cytoplasmic isoform X2 — translation MAGDQAKGKRVQPSWSPPEGSELPNLRLYNSLTRTKELFVPQHGKKVLWYCCGPTVYDASHMGHARSYISFDILRRILMDYFKYDVFYCMNITDIDDKIIKRARQNHLLEQYRAKKPKASQILQDVLTAREPFKVKLAETTDPDKKQMLERLDAAVTAALTPLQGSMKSGAEDAIVQSQAEVLLEEAKDLLSDWLDSQFGSQVTENSIFSLLPKYWEGEYHKDMEALNVLPPDVLTRVSEYVPEIVEFVKKIVDNGYGYESNGSVYFDTAKFDASSEHSYAKLVPEAVGDQKALQEGEGDLSISADRLSEKRSQNDFALWKASKPGEPSWDSPWGKGRPGWHIECSAMAGSILGSSMDIHGGGFDLRFPHHDNELAQSEAYFDNDHWVRYFLHTGHLTIAGCKMSKSLKNFITIKDALARNTARQLRLAFLMHSWKDTLDYSCNTMESAIQYEKFMNEFFLNVKDILRTPTDITGQFEKWEAEEIDLNKSFYEKKEGVHEALCDNIDTRTALEEMRALVGQSNTYMAARKSARLLPNRMLLQSIAHYLTDMFKTFGAIEGTEPIGFPVGRNDQNVDLESTVMPYLKVLSDFREAIRKIAREQKVTEVLQLCDTVRDDILPELGVRLEDHEGLNTVVKLVDRETLLKEREEKKKLEEEKRKKKEEAARKKQEQEVAKLAKMKIPPSEMFRSETDKYSSFDDTGFPTHDTEGKELSKGQTKKLRKLYEAQEKLYNEYLQATQNGS, via the exons AG CAAAGGGAAAGAGAGTGCAGCCTTCGTGGTCTCCACCGGAGGGAAGTGAACTCCCAAATCTTAGACTTTACAACAGCCTGACTCGGACCAAG gaGCTGTTTGTCCCTCAGCATGGGAAAAAGGTTTTGTGGTACTGCTGTGGCCCCACCGTCTATGATGCTTCCCACATGGGTCATGCCAG GTCCTACATTTCTTTCGACATCCTAAGAAGAATCTTGATGGACTATTTCAAATATGACGTCTTCTACTGCATGAACATCACCGACATTGACGACAAA ATCATTAAACGAGCCAGACAGAATCACCTGCTGGAGCAGTACAGAGCCAAAAAGCCCAAAGCCTCCCAGATCCTGCAGGACGTCTTAACTGCTAGAGAG CCCTTTAAAGTCAAGCTCGCAGAAACCACAGACCCAGATAAAAAGCAGATGTTGGAGAGACTGGATGCAGCGGTGACTGCTGCACTGACTCCACTACAGGGATCGATGAAAAGCGGAGCTGAGGATGCTATCGTTCAGAGTCAGGCTGAG GTTTTACTAGAAGAAGCCAAGGACCTTTTGTCTGATTGGTTGGATTCCCAGTTTGGCAGCCAAGTAACAGAAAACTCAATATTCTCCCTCTTACCGAAATACTGGGAGGGAGAGTATCACAAAGACATGGAAGCCCTCAAT GTTCTTCCACCTGATGTCCTCACACGGGTCAGTGAATATGTTCCGGAGATTGTGGAGTTTGTAAAGAAAATAGTGGACAATGGATACGG TTATGAGTCTAATGGCTCAGTGTATTTCGACACTGCCAAGTTTGATGCTAGTTCAGAACATTCGTATGCTAAACTGGTGCCAGAAGCAGTGGGTGACCAGAAGGCTCTGCAGGAGGGAGAAG GAGACTTGAGTATCTCAGCAGACCGGCTGAGTGAGAAGCGTTCACAGAATGACTTTGCCCTGTGGAAGGCCTCTAAACCTGGAGAACCGTCCTGGGATTCTCCATGGGGAAAG GGACGACCTGGTTGGCACATCGAGTGTTCAGCCATGGCTGGCTCCATATTAGGCTCATCTATGGATATTCATGGAGGAGGATTTGACTTGCGTTTCCCTCATCACGACAATGAACTGGCGCAGTCCGAG GCCTACTTTGACAATGACCACTGGGTACGCTATTTCTTGCACACGGGCCACCTTACCATCGCCGGCTGCAAGATGTCTAAGTCCCTGAAGAACTTTATCACCATTAAAGATGCCCTCGCAAGAAACACAG CAAGGCAGCTGCGCCTGGCCTTCCTCATGCACTCGTGGAAGGACACACTGGATTACTCCTGTAACACCATGGAGTCTGCCATTCAGTACGAGAAGTTCATGAAT GAGTTCTTCTTGAATGTGAAAGATATCCTCAGGACTCCCACTGATATCACAGGTCAATTTGAGAAATGGGAGGCGGAGGAGATCGACCTGAACAAAAG TTTCTATGAGAAGAAAGAAGGAGTTCACGAAGCTCTATGCGACAATATCGACACACGTACAGCGCTGGAGGAAATGAGGGCTCTGGTGGGTCAGAGCAACACCTACATGGCTGCAAGAAAGAGTGCCAGACTCCTGCCTAACCGTATGCTGCTCCAGAGCATTGCTCATTACCTCACCGACATGTTCAAG ACATTTGGGGCAATCGAGGGAACAGAACCCATTGGATTTCCTGTTGGAAGAAATGACCAAAATGTTGAT CTGGAGAGTACAGTCATGCCCTATTTAAAGGTGCTCTCAGACTTCAGGGAAGCTATCAGAAAAATTGCAAGGGAACAAAAAG TGACCGAAGTACTGCAGCTGTGTGACACGGTCAGAGATGACATCCTGCCTGAGCTCGGAGTCCGATTAGAAGATCATGAAG GACTCAACACTGTGGTGAAGTTAGTGGACAGAGAGACTCTACTCAAGGAgagggaggagaagaagaag ctggaggaggagaagagaaagaagaaagaggagGCGGCCAGAAAGAAACAGGAACAAGAG GTGGCTAAACtggcaaaaatgaaaattccaCCTAGTGAGATGTTCCGCTCAGAAACTGACAAGTACTCCAGCTTTGATGACACG GGTTTCCCTACACATGACACAGAAGGGAAGGAGCTTAGCAAGGGACAGACCAAAAAGCTTCGCAAGCTTTACGAAGCTCAGGAAAAACTGTACAACGAGTACCTCCAGGCAACCCAGAACGGAAGCTGA
- the cars1 gene encoding cysteine--tRNA ligase, cytoplasmic isoform X1 yields MAGDQAFDYGFLLRISEDGRRAEALNEYLSSRSYLAGYGPSQVDTDAFMLFHGSPPSSQHVHALRWYRHIATLQPGTDGQASYSTKGKRVQPSWSPPEGSELPNLRLYNSLTRTKELFVPQHGKKVLWYCCGPTVYDASHMGHARSYISFDILRRILMDYFKYDVFYCMNITDIDDKIIKRARQNHLLEQYRAKKPKASQILQDVLTAREPFKVKLAETTDPDKKQMLERLDAAVTAALTPLQGSMKSGAEDAIVQSQAEVLLEEAKDLLSDWLDSQFGSQVTENSIFSLLPKYWEGEYHKDMEALNVLPPDVLTRVSEYVPEIVEFVKKIVDNGYGYESNGSVYFDTAKFDASSEHSYAKLVPEAVGDQKALQEGEGDLSISADRLSEKRSQNDFALWKASKPGEPSWDSPWGKGRPGWHIECSAMAGSILGSSMDIHGGGFDLRFPHHDNELAQSEAYFDNDHWVRYFLHTGHLTIAGCKMSKSLKNFITIKDALARNTARQLRLAFLMHSWKDTLDYSCNTMESAIQYEKFMNEFFLNVKDILRTPTDITGQFEKWEAEEIDLNKSFYEKKEGVHEALCDNIDTRTALEEMRALVGQSNTYMAARKSARLLPNRMLLQSIAHYLTDMFKTFGAIEGTEPIGFPVGRNDQNVDLESTVMPYLKVLSDFREAIRKIAREQKVTEVLQLCDTVRDDILPELGVRLEDHEGLNTVVKLVDRETLLKEREEKKKLEEEKRKKKEEAARKKQEQEVAKLAKMKIPPSEMFRSETDKYSSFDDTGFPTHDTEGKELSKGQTKKLRKLYEAQEKLYNEYLQATQNGS; encoded by the exons AG CCTTTGATTATGGCTTCTTACTGCGCATAAGCGAGGACGGCCGCAGGGCCGAGGCTCTGAACGAGTACCTGAGCAGCCGCAGTTACCTGGCAGGCTACGGGCCCTCGCAGGTGGACACAGACGCATTCATGCTTTTTCACGGTTCGCCTCCTTCATCGCAGCATGTGCACGCTCTGCGCTGGTACAGGCACATAGCCACACTGCAGCCTGGAACCGACGGCCAGGCCTCATACTCCA CAAAGGGAAAGAGAGTGCAGCCTTCGTGGTCTCCACCGGAGGGAAGTGAACTCCCAAATCTTAGACTTTACAACAGCCTGACTCGGACCAAG gaGCTGTTTGTCCCTCAGCATGGGAAAAAGGTTTTGTGGTACTGCTGTGGCCCCACCGTCTATGATGCTTCCCACATGGGTCATGCCAG GTCCTACATTTCTTTCGACATCCTAAGAAGAATCTTGATGGACTATTTCAAATATGACGTCTTCTACTGCATGAACATCACCGACATTGACGACAAA ATCATTAAACGAGCCAGACAGAATCACCTGCTGGAGCAGTACAGAGCCAAAAAGCCCAAAGCCTCCCAGATCCTGCAGGACGTCTTAACTGCTAGAGAG CCCTTTAAAGTCAAGCTCGCAGAAACCACAGACCCAGATAAAAAGCAGATGTTGGAGAGACTGGATGCAGCGGTGACTGCTGCACTGACTCCACTACAGGGATCGATGAAAAGCGGAGCTGAGGATGCTATCGTTCAGAGTCAGGCTGAG GTTTTACTAGAAGAAGCCAAGGACCTTTTGTCTGATTGGTTGGATTCCCAGTTTGGCAGCCAAGTAACAGAAAACTCAATATTCTCCCTCTTACCGAAATACTGGGAGGGAGAGTATCACAAAGACATGGAAGCCCTCAAT GTTCTTCCACCTGATGTCCTCACACGGGTCAGTGAATATGTTCCGGAGATTGTGGAGTTTGTAAAGAAAATAGTGGACAATGGATACGG TTATGAGTCTAATGGCTCAGTGTATTTCGACACTGCCAAGTTTGATGCTAGTTCAGAACATTCGTATGCTAAACTGGTGCCAGAAGCAGTGGGTGACCAGAAGGCTCTGCAGGAGGGAGAAG GAGACTTGAGTATCTCAGCAGACCGGCTGAGTGAGAAGCGTTCACAGAATGACTTTGCCCTGTGGAAGGCCTCTAAACCTGGAGAACCGTCCTGGGATTCTCCATGGGGAAAG GGACGACCTGGTTGGCACATCGAGTGTTCAGCCATGGCTGGCTCCATATTAGGCTCATCTATGGATATTCATGGAGGAGGATTTGACTTGCGTTTCCCTCATCACGACAATGAACTGGCGCAGTCCGAG GCCTACTTTGACAATGACCACTGGGTACGCTATTTCTTGCACACGGGCCACCTTACCATCGCCGGCTGCAAGATGTCTAAGTCCCTGAAGAACTTTATCACCATTAAAGATGCCCTCGCAAGAAACACAG CAAGGCAGCTGCGCCTGGCCTTCCTCATGCACTCGTGGAAGGACACACTGGATTACTCCTGTAACACCATGGAGTCTGCCATTCAGTACGAGAAGTTCATGAAT GAGTTCTTCTTGAATGTGAAAGATATCCTCAGGACTCCCACTGATATCACAGGTCAATTTGAGAAATGGGAGGCGGAGGAGATCGACCTGAACAAAAG TTTCTATGAGAAGAAAGAAGGAGTTCACGAAGCTCTATGCGACAATATCGACACACGTACAGCGCTGGAGGAAATGAGGGCTCTGGTGGGTCAGAGCAACACCTACATGGCTGCAAGAAAGAGTGCCAGACTCCTGCCTAACCGTATGCTGCTCCAGAGCATTGCTCATTACCTCACCGACATGTTCAAG ACATTTGGGGCAATCGAGGGAACAGAACCCATTGGATTTCCTGTTGGAAGAAATGACCAAAATGTTGAT CTGGAGAGTACAGTCATGCCCTATTTAAAGGTGCTCTCAGACTTCAGGGAAGCTATCAGAAAAATTGCAAGGGAACAAAAAG TGACCGAAGTACTGCAGCTGTGTGACACGGTCAGAGATGACATCCTGCCTGAGCTCGGAGTCCGATTAGAAGATCATGAAG GACTCAACACTGTGGTGAAGTTAGTGGACAGAGAGACTCTACTCAAGGAgagggaggagaagaagaag ctggaggaggagaagagaaagaagaaagaggagGCGGCCAGAAAGAAACAGGAACAAGAG GTGGCTAAACtggcaaaaatgaaaattccaCCTAGTGAGATGTTCCGCTCAGAAACTGACAAGTACTCCAGCTTTGATGACACG GGTTTCCCTACACATGACACAGAAGGGAAGGAGCTTAGCAAGGGACAGACCAAAAAGCTTCGCAAGCTTTACGAAGCTCAGGAAAAACTGTACAACGAGTACCTCCAGGCAACCCAGAACGGAAGCTGA